From the genome of Candidatus Methanomethylicota archaeon:
AATGGTAATTGCTGGAAATTCGCATTCTGGCTTTTTCAGAGAAAGAGTATAAGTCTTCCCAAGAGCTACAGCATCGTTACGCACTTCTTTACGATAGAAAAAGTGAATTTTAGATAGGTCGAAAAAGCTAATTAATGGAGAATCCATTCGTAAACCTACATACCTTAACGTTTCCCTTAAACATTCTGCACCACTATATTCATGAAAAGCCTCAGGAAGCTTAAGAGCACGATTTAATGGATACGCTAAAGCTCCTATAAGCGTCGTGGGAGGTGGAACTAAAAGAGGTGGCCTTGACTTACTAAAAGGAACCATACTAAGCCTCCAACCCCAATGCAATATACAAGAAACCTTTAGAAAAAATAGAGGATTTAAAGTGCTCATTTTAGAACACTCATCACATAACTAATAACTGCATCAAAAAGGCTTTCAACATTATCAAAATATTGAACTCCATTTACTTTTTCATCACTTTCCTTATTATAAGCAAACAATTTAATATCACATGGTATTCCAATTTTTTGAAGCAAATCACTGAACGATTTACTGCGTTCAGCAGTTAGCTTGATATAAGCTGTAGTGTGAGGTGGTGTCACAGAGAATGGTTGATACCTAGATGCCGAAAGTAAAACGCTTTTAATTTCAGTAATCGGATGAAATCTACTTCTTTTAGCTCCAAATTGACCATTAATTGTTAGTGCTAAGCCGCCGAGTGCTGCTAATATTCTTCTTCTCCTTTCCTCAGGTTCTACAGCGTCTTCAATACGTACAAGTCTTGTTTTTCCAATAGCGTCGAGATCAATATTCATGTAGAGTCCATAAATTGCAGATGCAACTTCAACATAATATATCATTTGAGCTTTTACTTCTTCCTTCTCCGCACTTCCCTTTTGTTCCTCCTCTTCTATTTTAGCGGCAATAATAGGTGCATGTCTAGTATGAAATTGAGTATCGATTATCGTTGCCTTAAGAGTATCCAGAGTTGGGATTATGTAACTTGTTTGAAATGCTGAAGTTCTCTTTACAGGAAATTCTTCCGCTGATAAGAAGCCCCCGATATCTTCAACTAAGCAGTTTTTAATAACGGTTTTCTCAAATTCGTGTTTTTTCTCTTCTATTTCTTTTTCCCTTTCTTTCTTTTCCTTTTTCTTTTCTCCTTGTTTTTCCTTAGCTGCACTTTTTAGTTTTTCAACTATTTTTTTGGCATCGTCAATCATGTAATCCATAGACATCTCTTTAAGGAACTCTCCTCTTGCACACCACTTACAAAGCGGAACTTTTTCATCCTTATATATTGCTTTTGCAAATTCAATGACATTGGCCTGATACGCATGTGCTAAACTTTCACCACTTATTGCAGGCACATACTTAATAGTATAACCAGTCTTCTCATCGAAAACTATTATTGGAGCTCTTCTATGTTTTGTGACATTACCCACGCTTTCAACAGCGTTTAATGCTTCAATATTAGCAACAAACCTACTAGCTACTGAAATAAACATTAAGTAGCACCTCCTTTACTCCGATAAGCTAAGGCGAGTGCCGATGTCCTTATAGAATATCTAAGATCTTTATTACATAATTCGATGAATTTTTTAATGCTTTCCATAGCTGGAACCCAAAAATTTGCTGAACGTGCCTCACGAAGAGCCTCTTGTATAGTAATTTCAACAATTTTTGGATCATAAGCTGCTGCAAGCCTGTCAATATAGCTATAACGTGGTCCTTTTTCATGGCTTACAAATTGGTTAAGAAATTTCGCAATTTCTTCCAAAATTTCCCATTCTTCTTTCTCGTTCATTGATTGTTCACTAAGGATATATTATACAAGCTTACATAAAAATTTTTGTTTCATGGAAGTGAAATGAATCTCATTTTTGTTGAACCAATTTCATTTAATTCATATTAAATGAAACTTTATATGATATAAGCGCTATTTCAAATTAATAGTGATGGTTCTTGTTCTTTCTTGATAGGCTTGATTTGGATAGGCGTTTTAGGCTTTTGCGTAGGGAGTTTGAGGGTAGGGGTGTTAGTGAAGAGTTGAGGGGTTGGAGTTTTGATTCTCCTCCCGTTGAGCCTCCTTCACGTTCAGTTCTTTTTAGTGTTAGTGAGTTGGCTGGTCGCTATTGTGAGTCTATGAGGGATATTTATTTGAGGCGTGTTTTGAATGTTAAGCCTCCTCCTAGTGTTAAGATGGCTAGGGGTGTTGTTTTGCATGTTGTTAATCGTGAGGTTTTGTCTATTGTTAAGAGGTTGCTGTTTTCTGGTGGGGTTAAGTGCGGTTCTGAACTTGTTGAGAGCCTTTTACCCATGACTGGTAGTGTTGTTGATAGGGCTATTTCTGAGGCTGAGGGTCTTTTGGCTAGTCTTGGTGAGGATGTTAGAGCTCAGCTTAAGGGTGAAGCTTCAGCTTTCTTCAGATTCCTCTCTGTTCAGGCTGCTGCTAGGGTTGATCAAGTGATATCTAAGTATCCGCATTCCGATGTTGATTCGATAGTTAGTATTGCTGTTCCACCTGTCGTTGAGCGTAAGGTTGATGGTAGTCTTGTGGGGTTGAGTAGGGAGCTTAGCGTAGACATTTACACTCCATTCAATGCTATAGCTGATCTTAAGACTGGTGAAGTTAGGGAGTTTCATCCATATGCTGCCACTGGATATGCATTGGCCATTGAAGCTGAGGAGGGGATTCCAATAGATTTCGGCTTCGTGATATATGTTAAGATTGAGGGGCCAAGGTTTGTTCCAAGTTTCAGGTTGAGGTACTTCGTTATAGGTGATGAGTTGAGGCGTGAATTCTTGGAGTTGAGGGATGAAGCATATCAAGTTGTTTCTGTGGGGAGGGATCCAGGTAAGCCAAGTAAATGTCCAGATTACTGTCCATACTATACGGTTTGTAAAGGTGAGAGAATTTGAAGCGTTTAGTTGTGAATGAGCCTGGAATCTTCCTCCACGCGAGGAGAGGGATGATAGTAGTTGAAAAGAGGAGGGAGAAGATTTTGGAAGTATCGCCATCCAACGTAAGTCAAGTGGTTGTATTGACTCGTGGTGCTGCAATATCTTCAGCTCTCCTCAGATTGTTGGCGAAATATAATGTGGATTTAGTGGTATATTCAGGGCTTGGATATCCACAAGCAAAACTGTCCAGCGTTAGGAGTAGTGGTTCAATTAAGTTGAGGAAGATGCAGTATAGGATTCAAGGTGAAAGGGCTGGTGCATATTTGGCTAAGAGGTTTGCTTGGGCTAAAGTTGTAAATCAAAAGGTTATTTTGCGTGAAGCTGGGAAGAATAGGAGGGATCAAGAATTATCTAGGAAGCTGCTCGACCTATCCAGTTCAATTTCAAACATAGCCAACATGATAATTGGAGTTGAGGGGGATGACGTTGAGGACGTTAGGAGGGAGGTTATGAGACTTGAAGCTGAAGCTGCTGAAATGTATTGGCAGGGATTCAAAATGCTCCTACCGGAAAATGTGGATTTCCCAGGTAGGAGGAAGAGGTTTGAACATCCAGAAGACCCAGTTAACATCATGCTCAACTTCTGCTATGGACTTTTAGCGTCAGAAGTTTGGTTGGCTGTGGATAGTAGTGGATTAGACCCTTACGCTGGATTCCTACATGCAGATTCGCCGAGGAGACCAGCATTGGTAATGGATATTATGGAGGAGTTTAGACAACCAGTGGTCGATAGAGTTGTTTTAAGGATGATTTCAAATCTCAAAGACCCAAAATCGATAATCGAGAAGGGGAGACTGAAACGTGATGCAAGATTCCAAATTGTGAAAGCATTCTCCGAAAGGCTATCGGAAACAGTAACATTCTCCAGCAGAACACTACCATTCTCAAGCCACATATTCCTACAACCAAGGAGGGTTGCAGAATTCATACTTGAAAGATCACCAGAATATTCGCCATTCGTTTTGAGGTGAAATCTTGCAAACTCTAGTAGTCTACGATATTAGCGATGATGAAATAAGATTAAAAGTTGGCGAGACATGTAAGAGGTTTGGTTTAGCTAGAATTCAGAGGAGCACATTCCTAGGAAATTTAACGAGCATGCAGAGGAAGGAGCTCATAGCAGCACTCAGAAGAATACTCGGCGATGCAGATGGAAACATACAAGTATTCGTGATATGCAGAGCAGACTTAGCCCTAAGAGAGATCATAGGGAAACCATTCGAAGAATACGCCAAGAAAGAATTGCTAGTATAACTAACATGACCAGTTGAAAGTGGGAAAGTTGTCAGAGGATGAGTATACACGCTTAATACCCGTAACATGGATCAAACAATACCACTTCTGCCCAAGAATAGTATACTATCTAGGAGTTCTAGGCTTCACGGAAAGAACAACTGAAAGTATGATAGAAGGGAAGGAATTCCATTCCACAGAAGAGCGTAGAATTCCACGTAGAAAAACAGTTGCTGGTGAAAGGAAGGAAGCCGCTAAGAGATCGTGGAATAAACTCTACGTAGCTTCAGAGAAACTTGGCTTATATGGAACTATAGATGAAGTTGATGAAACAGATTATGGATTGATTGTTGTGGAGAATAAGTTCATGAAATCCCCTAGGAAGCCTCGCCCAGGACACGTTTATCAAGCAGTAGCATACGCCATGCTAGCGGAGGAAGCTCTAAACAAACCAGTCAAGAAGATCATAATTAGATGCATGATTGATGGGAAATCCTTCGAAATACCAATAACCGACTACATGAGAAGACATGTGCTATGGACAATCTCAAGGATAAGATCAATAATTGAAAAGGAGAAAATTCCAAGGGAAATGAACAGTAGGAAGTGCATGAGCTGCGGCTATAGAAAGATATGTAAAGGTACATAGATAATCAACTGGAAATACCCCTACTTCCACTCCACTTCGGCGAAGAATCATCAACTTCATGCAATTCGATGGGCGCCGAAAAAGGGTAAGTAAAATTTAAATGCAGGAAATCTGAAAAGACGAAATAGAGGAAGAAAACCCCTCGGAATCTCTTTAAGAGAATTGAAAGATATTTTGTATAAGCAAGCCAGCCCTATTCGGATTTCTTTTCACGAATCTCTTTAAGAGAATTGAAAGATACTTATACTCATACTTTATACCTCCCACTATTTGAGTGAATCTCTTTAAGAGAATTGAAAGTTCAATGTATTCTTTTGTGGATGTGAATGTTGTTGAGGAATCTCTTTAAGAGAATTGAAAGGCTTCTGGCATCCGCACGAAGGGTGCAAATATTCGAGAATCTCTTTAAGAGAATTGAAAGTAATATTGCTTGTGCTAATATCAACCACCAAAAAATAAGAATCTCTTTAAGAGAATTGAAAGCAATATATAGACTACATCGTAATAGCTTACTTTCTTTTCAAGAATCTCTTTAAGAGAATTGAAAGATGTGAATAAGTAATGTGGTTC
Proteins encoded in this window:
- the cas7a gene encoding type I-A CRISPR-associated protein Cas7/Csa2 encodes the protein MFISVASRFVANIEALNAVESVGNVTKHRRAPIIVFDEKTGYTIKYVPAISGESLAHAYQANVIEFAKAIYKDEKVPLCKWCARGEFLKEMSMDYMIDDAKKIVEKLKSAAKEKQGEKKKEKKEREKEIEEKKHEFEKTVIKNCLVEDIGGFLSAEEFPVKRTSAFQTSYIIPTLDTLKATIIDTQFHTRHAPIIAAKIEEEEQKGSAEKEEVKAQMIYYVEVASAIYGLYMNIDLDAIGKTRLVRIEDAVEPEERRRRILAALGGLALTINGQFGAKRSRFHPITEIKSVLLSASRYQPFSVTPPHTTAYIKLTAERSKSFSDLLQKIGIPCDIKLFAYNKESDEKVNGVQYFDNVESLFDAVISYVMSVLK
- the cas4a gene encoding type I-A CRISPR-associated protein Cas4/Csa1, with protein sequence MFFLDRLDLDRRFRLLRREFEGRGVSEELRGWSFDSPPVEPPSRSVLFSVSELAGRYCESMRDIYLRRVLNVKPPPSVKMARGVVLHVVNREVLSIVKRLLFSGGVKCGSELVESLLPMTGSVVDRAISEAEGLLASLGEDVRAQLKGEASAFFRFLSVQAAARVDQVISKYPHSDVDSIVSIAVPPVVERKVDGSLVGLSRELSVDIYTPFNAIADLKTGEVREFHPYAATGYALAIEAEEGIPIDFGFVIYVKIEGPRFVPSFRLRYFVIGDELRREFLELRDEAYQVVSVGRDPGKPSKCPDYCPYYTVCKGERI
- the cas1 gene encoding CRISPR-associated endonuclease Cas1, whose amino-acid sequence is MKRLVVNEPGIFLHARRGMIVVEKRREKILEVSPSNVSQVVVLTRGAAISSALLRLLAKYNVDLVVYSGLGYPQAKLSSVRSSGSIKLRKMQYRIQGERAGAYLAKRFAWAKVVNQKVILREAGKNRRDQELSRKLLDLSSSISNIANMIIGVEGDDVEDVRREVMRLEAEAAEMYWQGFKMLLPENVDFPGRRKRFEHPEDPVNIMLNFCYGLLASEVWLAVDSSGLDPYAGFLHADSPRRPALVMDIMEEFRQPVVDRVVLRMISNLKDPKSIIEKGRLKRDARFQIVKAFSERLSETVTFSSRTLPFSSHIFLQPRRVAEFILERSPEYSPFVLR
- the cas2 gene encoding CRISPR-associated endonuclease Cas2, which codes for MQTLVVYDISDDEIRLKVGETCKRFGLARIQRSTFLGNLTSMQRKELIAALRRILGDADGNIQVFVICRADLALREIIGKPFEEYAKKELLV
- the cas4 gene encoding CRISPR-associated protein Cas4, whose product is MSEDEYTRLIPVTWIKQYHFCPRIVYYLGVLGFTERTTESMIEGKEFHSTEERRIPRRKTVAGERKEAAKRSWNKLYVASEKLGLYGTIDEVDETDYGLIVVENKFMKSPRKPRPGHVYQAVAYAMLAEEALNKPVKKIIIRCMIDGKSFEIPITDYMRRHVLWTISRIRSIIEKEKIPREMNSRKCMSCGYRKICKGT